AGGTGTAAGTATATATTTTATCCAGTCAACTTCAAAATAACATCCCAAAATTCCTTGTACAAGGAGGATGTGATTTATGTATCCATCCTCACTTACTTTGTAGCTGATGTTTGACTACACTAATGTGGTAACCCACCATCATCGCTTCCTGGTAATGGAGTCTGACAGTGCTGTAGTCAGGctagttctttttctttgtcatctggtttccttttctctctgggGTTGTCTTTGGAAGGAATGGGGGAAAGACAGAGGCAGTAGATTCAtcctttcatgttttgtttctgttctgggACTCTGGCTAGAATTTTCTTGGTTGATAACTATTTACTGTAAATTGTTGCTATTTCAAGGGGAAGGCTTTGGAAGGCTATTCCCAACCTCCTGTTCACACTCCTTCCAAGTGTTGGTAGTCATTTGAGCTGAGACAGGTGGCAGCATGCTGTCTGCCTTGGGTGACACATCAGTTTGGTATTAAACTTGCTTGTTGATTTGGGAGCTCTGACTTGATTGCTGCTTCCTATCGGCTACTAGTCCTGAAGCACAGGGCTGCCAGCAAGTGGGCTGGGTTTGCTGCTCGGTAAAGCAGCTGCTCTTCTTCTGTTGAACCTGAACCTTCTCAGGTCTAGGTGCATCCCATCCTACGTCTGAACTTACTTGGAAGATCTCTGAAAAACAGCCTTGAAATGACAGCAGTACTGTAGTAGGTGCCGGTTCTTTCTCTTGGCTGCTGCGGAGAAACTAATCAGGAAGACTGGGCTCTTGCATACTGCAGGAGGGACTGTTGGTTCGTAAAGCTTCAACAATCACCTTCAAAGGGCTGAGCTCTTTGCTTCCTACTTGTTAAGCGTGAAAGAAGAGGTCCCCTCATACAGAATCAGGGACTGCAGCTCTACACCTATACTCCAGTTCCAGCTTTTGGCTCCCAGGACTGGCATAATACAAAGATCTGCTGATCTTTTTATGTGAAGTTCCTGggactgtattaaaaaaaaaataaataaataaatcagtcttggacacttttcttcttttgaaatggAAGCATTACcattcacattttcttctgaaatttttggCACAActtactggggttttttcttcctttcacatAGATACTCTCAGGCATGGAAATGAATGTGGAACTTGTGAGTTTGTTTCAGCTGCGCAGGGTTTAAAATCTGCTTAGACCATCTGATCAATCTCGTTAAGAGCACACTGTTCCAGAACAGTGTTCCCTTGTTAGAAAACTTTCGGTGCTGTTAGGGAATGAGCTCAGTCTGCCATCCTCTTGAATGTTAAGAAGAAATGTTGAAGGAGGCTACTCGTTGCAGGAAATAGGTATTGAGGGACTGAACTGGAATCATGGTGACttgaggaggaggggaagaatgGGGTGGGTTGGGGGCTGTTCTCAAGATGGATGCCATCTTGTAAGTCCATGTCACCCTCAGCATTTGAATTCTGTGTCTGGAGAAGGTTGTCCAGCAGCCACCTTTGTTTCCAGACCTCCTCTAGTGTTTCCTGGAGTGATTAGTaacctgctgtttcttttatttgtaacatggcattttctgctgtgttacTGAAAATGCACATAAAGTTCTCAGGAAAAGACAGGGTAGGTGAAAATCAGGAGAGAAAAACTTTATGGCCCTGTTTGTGACATTaaacagcagcaccagctgaaACCTGGAACAGCATTCTCTGAAAGTTGATTTCTAAGAGTACAGCAAAACAGGGTCTAGTTTACAGGTAAGCAGCTAATATGATGACAGCTTGTTTGTGAAGAAGGCCATGTAGCAATTCCCCTTTTCCTGACATCAGGTTACAAGACAGATCCATGAGCATGAGCAGGAGAACGAGTTGCGGGAACAGATGTCAGGATATAAGCGGATGCGGCGCCAGCACCAGAAGCAGCTGATCGCCCTGGAAAACAAGTTGAAGGCCGAGATGGACGAGCACCGCCTCAAGCTGCAGAAGGAGGTGGAGACGCATGCCAACAACTCGTCCATTGAGCTGGAGAAGCTGGCCAAGAAGCAAGTGGCTGTGATGGAGAAAGAGGTGAGTAGAGTTACAGGTTCCACAGCTGTACCTGTGGAAAGGTGAGTACCAGATCTCTAAGAGAAGCTGTGAAAACGTGGCTTAAAACCTGTGTTAAGTGCGCTCCATGGTTGCTATCCGGAGCTGCCCTGGCCAATTTTGTGAAATAGCTTCACAGCTATAAGTCAACCTTCTGGATAACGGGCACTCCATTGACCAATACTGCACCTGGGGACAGCTGGCtaagagagacagacagacccTGTGGGGACCTTGGAGGGAGCTTCTGCCTGATGGCTGAGGGAATGACTAAGCTTGCTGCTTTGTCTCAGTctgtttaaaaatcaacatGTTAATTTGTATGGTGAATTAGTGGGGTTTTACCCTCCGGAGTGGTTTTGGTGCGGAGGTAAGAAGCATGAGGAAAGTCTTCAATGTATGTGGGCATTATGGGGTTTTACTCGTGGCTTTGTCTAGCACAGTGATGGGAGAATGACAGACCAAAAAACGCACAACAGAAGACTGATTTGTGCTGGATTCAGTACCTGCTCCCTCAccctttgttgcttttttctttttttcttttttttttttcttcttttttttctctgtgccatgcaggcaaaggcagctgcagcagatgaaaagaaattccAGCAACAGATTTTGGCTCAGCAAAAGAAAGACCTGGCGACCTTTTTAGAAAGTCAGAAGAAACAATACAAGCTTTGCAAGGAAAAGATTAAAGAGGCAAGAAACCATCATTTTCAGGGCTGAAGGGGTGTGGAATGAACACGAACTAGACTTTCGTTTTGATAAACCTGGGCCAGCCCAGGGGTTTAAGGGATACTGTCATGCTTGGAAGCAAATTTAGATTCTCAGCAAGTAAACTTTCAAGATCTGGGAGCATCTGGCAGCATTTCTAGCATAATCTGTAAGGGTGCTAGAGGTACCTTCGCAATTTGCTGTAGAGCAGAATCTTTGAAACCAAGGGTGATGAGGGAAAATGGGACTTCACAGAGAATTCTTCTTCCCGTTTTTCCTCATCtgtgggtgttttttggggggtgttttTGCTTAAGCTGAGAGTTATCAGAGCAGCCATTTAGATGTCAGTTGACGAAAAGCCCTGTTGATCGCTTCTTATATGAATTAGAAGAAGTAGTAACTTAGGTTGTCTATCCCAAACTGCATTACTCAAGTACAGCATCCCCACCGCATTGCAAAAATAGCTTGCTGTTAAGAATGTAGAGGTGAGAAAATGAACAGCGATGAGCCCTGCTGGGCATCTGATTGGAGAGAGAATTGAGCATGAGTCCTGTTGAAATAAAACCTAAGCCTGAGCTGGACTCCCGTGAACCTGGGtacagagctgggaagggagctgAGGAGTTTGACCCAGTCTCTTTCCTGGACAGCTGGAGCCTCCCCTGCAGTGGTGTGTTACTGACTTTTCATTGCTGCACTGTTTAGCCCCTGAGATGTTTGTGTTCAATGGccactttttcctcctcctcttggtGGGTCATAATAGCACTCTGGAAGACGGTAGGGCTGGGCATGGCCAGGTGATAAGTCTGGTTCTGCTGGTACCTGGTGGTGTAGTCAGGATTTTGGTGTCCTTTAATGAACTGAGTGGCAGAGGAGTAGCCAGTAGCTGAAGGTCCTCCAAATCCTGTGTCACTGTGGTCCTAAGGGAAGTCTTGTTTTGACGCTGTATGCACACAGGAAATGAATGAGGACCACAGCACGCCgaagaaagagaagcaagaaaGAATATCCAAACACAAAGAGAACCTGCAGCACACACAGGCTGAAGAGGAGGCCCATCTTCTCAGCCAGCAGAGACTCTACTATGACAAAAACTGCCGTTTCTTCAAGAGAAAAACGATGATCAAGAGGCACGAGATGGAGCAGCAGAACATTCGGGAAGTATGGCACTCTTCGCTTCCTTTCGCAAGCATTTCTTTAATTGTTTTAGCTTCGTGTCCGTCAAACAGTTTGCTGACTGGTGCTAGATCTTCATGTTCCCAGTTGCTAAACAGGACTGAGAAAAACATAGGAAACACAGTTTGGAAAATAGTTTTCCACAAGgatgttgctgcttttattaACTGAGGAGGGGTGGCATCATTGACTTGCAGAGAGAAACATTATGTGGGCCACTCACTCTGGATCAGGTGCTTCACCTGAGCTCCTGGGCATGAGATTTTTGGGGGATCTTGCTGGGCTTCGTTCACAGCACAGGGCAGTTTGTCCATGATGAGTTCCATGGGCAAGTAGGATGGCTGAAAGGGCATCGCATGAGGGGTTCTACTTGTTGGCTAAAGAAAACTTACACAGTTGAAATATGTGTATTAAACCAGTGATAACCCTAAAAGAACAAGATTAAGACTGCAGAATGAAATGctacaaatgtaaaaaataccaaaaattCAGTCCTCTCATGTGTCTGCATTCTGGTTATCTTCAAATAATCAGATATTGCTTTTCCACGGGGCTCCACTCAAATTTGTGCACAGAATGGGCAATAGTTTGTTAAGGAGAAGCTATTCAGCATCTTGTTTTTCCTCATTAGTTTATTAACCTTTGCCTTGCAGGCTGCCTGTAGTCAAATACCACTTTGGAGAAAGAGTTATTACTTGTAGATTTTCCTGTGGGCATCACTATAGTATCTGAATTCTTTATTAATGTTGATAAAGACTATCAGATGAAATGGTATTTTAGTGTAAAGGCTGAGAGCGAGCGGTCAAAAATTTCTAATAATCATGTACTTGGTCTGCTACCATCAAATTTTCTGGCATACTTAACATTGCCCTGTATCCTTACCTGTTCAGAGCTTTGCTGCCCTTGACTTCAGATGTGCCTGGGACTGCTCAGCTGGTTTGCAAATCACATCCAGACATGTCAACTCAGACAGCCTGAAAATGAATgactgaaaaatcagatttgGGCACCATTATCACAGCATATAAGCTCTGTGGCAGGGATGAGAACAGAATTCAGTTGCCTATCATGGTATTTTAACCAGGAAACACTCCTTTGAGCTGCTGCATTTAAGAGACCTAATTTTCAGAATTATCTAAGTgtttatttcctgaaaataatatCCCTATTAACTAGTTCAAATTCACTGGATCAGACACTTGAGGTAAATAACAAGTTcaaaatgggtttttttcttggtatttgAAGTAACCACAGAAGTTCTTTTTGTACAAGTGAGAAAGCAATGGGGAGAAGTGGAGCACCTCTGTTTGTTCATACTGTGTGAACTGAAATGGGGCATGGAATGGGCACGAGAGAGCCTGGCTGTCCTGGCCTAAGATGAAGGCAGGCACAAGTACCACCACTCAGAGCTGACGTGCTGGCTGTTCAGTGCACTACCCGCCTTTGCACAAGGGGGAGGTGATTTCAGCACACCAGTAGATTTAAGATTTTGATCTTGGTTGTCCAGGTGCAAGTTTTGGTTAAATGTAAACATCTGCAACATCCTTAGGGCCAAGAATGCAAAGACAAGACCTGGCCCTGTTCTGTTCCCCATCCTAGCTTAAAGCTGTCACAGCTGTAACAGCCTAAGGGGTTGAAGTGCCTGTTTGCAGGTGCTGATGTTGAGAATTACAACGTGCAACAGCAACTTGGAATAattagatttattatttttttttcttctactgcaGAAACTCATTAGGCTGAGCCCTCCCTGTGCTGGGCGGTGTGTGTATTGCAAGGCAGCCCCTGCTGTGCCTTAGTCTAGCATGAAGCACAGCCGTGAGTTTGTAAACCTGAGAGCTGAAACTGAGATGTACTAGCAGACCATCTGTGAAGGTCACCAAATATCAGCCAGGGGTACAGCTGTAATTACTGCTCGACTGAGCTGGATTCAGCTCCATGCTCCACAGGTTGTTGCCGATACCTTGAGACAGAAGTATTAGCAGCGATCAGGGATAGAATCTGGtatcttcctcttccttggCTTGTAGCTCAGTGAAGGTTTTCCTAGACTGCAGGGCACCATGTGCAGAAACTCTTATGTGCACATTGCAAAATTGTGTGAGGCTCAGGCTGTATCCTTGTTTTGGAAAACACGCTGCACCTAGGGCCAAAAAACACCTCTACACAGCAGTAGatgaaattctttttcttaccCGATGTGTTGGAGCTGTTCACCTCTGCTTTGGCCAATCTGCTATAGGTGATACGAGAGAAGCCTCATCTCCCAGTGACTAGCAGGGGTGCAGCGTAATTAAAATAGACAAATAAGAGCCCCCAGTTCTGTCGGTTACCCCAGCCCAGACGCTGCCAGCTCTCTGCACCCCGGCATGTACTTACTGAAAACAACTGTGATCCTCAGCCGTCAGACAGGGCTTGCGTGTGGTCCCAGTGCCGCCTGCTGGAGACTCCCTGGGTGATCCAGGAGCTACCAGAAGAGCAGGTTACAGGGGGATGGATCCTAGGTGGCCGCGCAATTAGCgttcccatcctgctgctggggttttgtttccttgtggCACATGGAAGCCCTCGATGTTGTCTAGATGAGCGACAAAGACACCCCACCTCACAAACTGAACCACTGCATCTCAGGGCAGAGAATCACTCCTCAGCTTTTGTCTTGTGCTCTGCTGTCCTCTTGTGCAGGAGTTAAACAAGAAGCGGACCCAGAAGGAAATGGAGCATGCCATGCTGATCCGGCACGACGAGTCGACGCGCGAGCTGGAGTACAGGCAGCTGCACACACTGCAGAAGCTGCGAATGGACCTGATCCGGCTGCAGCACCAGACTGAGCTTGAGAACCAGCTGGAATATAACAAGCGGCGAGAGCGGGAGCTGCACAGGAAGCATTTCATGGAGCTCCGGCAGCAACCAAAGAACCTGAAGGTGCTGGaagctttcctcctccttccaacCTCTGCCCTGCTGGGCAGGCTGCTCTGTGTGCTTGCTGCCTCCTCCGTGCAGCATCCACGCTGCAGAGCCACCGTTCTCCACCAGCACTGTGTGCTCTCCCTTGCATCCCTTTCCTTTGCGCAGGGCTGCTCTGGTAGAAGAAAGTTGCAGGCTGTTCCAGCAGAGAGCTCAGGGAGGATTTTTTAAGTGCTGTGCTAGTTGAGGCTGCTGGGTAAAAACAGGCTAGTCCTTAGCAAAGTGTTACAGAACTTGCTTCTGATGAGCTGTGCTTGCTTCAGGCCCTTGCTGGTATCAGCCTATAAACCTCAGCATGGAAGGGGGTTGGGTGGTGCTTCCTCGCTTTCAAAGTCAAGAGAGAGGGAACGTGGGTGTGCTGAGCATTACGCTCTGTCCTAAGCTGGCTGCGGGTTGATTAGAAACCTCCGAGCTAATTGCTGTGGGAGATTTCTGTTCCTCCTCTGAACATCCAAAAAGGTACATTGCTTTTATTCGCTTTCACACACTTGCTAGTTCTCAGATCCGCAGTCTCTGTGTAGCACGCGGTTGCGGGGAAGGCAGCTTGGTGAGGCTTCGCTGAGGTAACAACCTGGGAGGccctgaaaaagcaaacacttctGGGGAGGCAAGCGGCAGGGTGATGGGCTGGGCGACCTGTAGGAAGCAGCGGGGAAAGGTGGacgtgccc
This genomic interval from Falco peregrinus isolate bFalPer1 chromosome 2, bFalPer1.pri, whole genome shotgun sequence contains the following:
- the TAOK3 gene encoding serine/threonine-protein kinase TAO3 isoform X3 produces the protein MSGYKRMRRQHQKQLIALENKLKAEMDEHRLKLQKEVETHANNSSIELEKLAKKQVAVMEKEAKAAAADEKKFQQQILAQQKKDLATFLESQKKQYKLCKEKIKEEMNEDHSTPKKEKQERISKHKENLQHTQAEEEAHLLSQQRLYYDKNCRFFKRKTMIKRHEMEQQNIREELNKKRTQKEMEHAMLIRHDESTRELEYRQLHTLQKLRMDLIRLQHQTELENQLEYNKRRERELHRKHFMELRQQPKNLKAMEMQIKKQFQDTCKVQTKQYKALKNHQLEVTPKSEHKTILKSLKDEQTRKLAILAEQYEQSINEMMASQALRLDEAQEAECQALRLQLQQEMELLNAYQSKIKMQTEAQHERELQKLEQRVSLRRAHLEQKIEEELAALQKERSERIKFLLERQEREIETFDMESLRMGFGNLVTLEYPKEDYR